The region GTGAGCATAGAAGTCTCATCGAGTCTGAATCAACTCGCGAACTACTCAAAATTGACtaaaagatatatatttaaaattcgcTCAATTATATTAATCAAGTTCTACTACGAGCTAGTCAAGTCAATTATCCAGTTAAATTTGATCATTAAAATTCCCATCTCAGCAAATTTACGAACTTAATCAAACTttgatgaattttatttttatttttttatatatgtagtacatttattttagtaaaaaattaattttaaaatataattaaaaaacgtttattattatatattcttGTTTTATCTAGTGGAGTTTTTCAtagaatttcttttaaaatgacTTGAAGAACAATAATTTAACGTAAAATTGCTCTAGAAATAGAactgaaacttttaaaacaggAAGGAAGATGTAATctttatttaattcaatttggttcagctcttaattttcaaaaaataatacatttgtttaaatttgatttacaaaaacaacatcttttaattgtttttaatttttaatctttacaattttagaggaaaaaaaacaatcatttttctatttcggtaaaactaaaaatcaaaccgaaGAAATTcagtttagtttttattttgttaaaaaaattcaaccgGTTTAGGTTTTTATTTTCGAACCAAACCAATGTAAAGAAATGAATCCGTATAAAtagaaaagaaattgaaatttgaagaaGAGTATATACTTGATCTCGAAGCTGAGCCTCCGTTCCAGTTTGAGATTTCCACCAAAGAAGACCTAACAACACTGCCACACCAACAGCTTGAACCAGTCTCAGCTTGTCGAAATAATCTCTACATCTCTCTCTGTACGTTCTTTTAAACAGTATCACAAATTGCGCCCACCAGCTCAACGTCCAGTCCTTCTTCACCTGAATCGCCAACTGCAGATTCTCCGGCGCCTTCGTTCGCCGGTGATTCTCTTCCTTCTCTCTCGGCTCTATTTCACTCTTATACTTCATTTGAAGATACTAAtttcaaaaccaaacaaaattaGGGTTTTCCATTCaattttgatgaaaaaaataaaatcagagGTGTGTTTTGATTATTACTTTGATGACTGCCTTGTCGGAGTCGGGAGATCCCGGAGGTGTTGAGATATCCTGAGGCACGCTGATGTCGGTGACCTGTCCGGTGGCTAAATCGAGGAGGAACTCGGCAGGATTCATGGCGATCTCAGGTATGAAACTTAGAGAAGAAAAATATTCCATGGATTCTCTAGCTTTGCCGTAGTAGACAGGGTAGCCTTCTGATATTAGTAGAAGTTTGTCGAACATGTGAAACATTCTGCTTGATGGCTGATGAATTGTTGTGATCACTGTCCTTCCTGCCTATCAACAGATAAATCGGTTATAAATATGAAGTTTTGGAGCTTTAAAATCGTTTttggaaatggaaatgaaatgCTGAAACATAAAACGCGACAAGTTTTCTTAAAATATAGCGAATATTGAGAGATTTTGTTAATACCTTAGCTAATCGTTGAAGAACCTGAAGGAGTCGATTTGCGGAAGTAGAATCGAGGCCTGAGGTGGGTTCATCGAGCAGTAATAATGAAGGATCGACGAGAATTTCATGGCCAATGCTGGCTCTTTTTCTTTCTCCACCTGATATTCCCTTTATGAACCCTCCTCCAACTCTTGTGTGCCGACATCTATTATCAATTCATATCCGAATCAATTATTTTAACCGAATCAAAATGAACTTCAATCTTGTCTAATTCGAAAAAACAGTCTAGCTAGTTCGATTTTCGTTCAATCCTAATAAGATTAATGTCGATACCTTTCAAGACCGAGCTCTTTCATAATGATCTCAACTCTAGCATATTTCTGTTGTCGGCTCATGTTTCCGGGTAGTCTTAAAAACGCAGCAAACACTAGAGTTTCTTCCACTGTTAGTTGTGGGAATAGCACATCATCCTGTGTCACAAACCCAATTCTGTCCACAAAAACCGCAATTAACTACGTaccaatataaaatatcattaacTCTGTCTACAAATGGCATGGTCGACATAGTTTATGTAAAAATTTCGTTGACGAACCTTCTTTTAAGGGCAGCATTGTAAGGAATATCATTGTAAGAAATGGTTCCTTTAACATTGTCAGTTAATAATCTTCCACCAATTATTTTGAGTAAAGTAGTTTTACCACTGCCGGAAGGACCCATTAGAGCAAGAATTTCACCAGGGCCAATGCTACCTGTAATACCCTTCAAGATATTCTTGCAGTGATCTTGCTCCAAATGTAGCTGTGAGGCTACTTTGGACACTACTGCCTTTACTGGATTGCCTGAGCTTGCTCGGCTATTCTTCACTTTGTACTCCACATCTTCAAACTACAcaaaattagaaattaattgCATCTATGAAATGAAGATGATCTTTTGAGTTTCATATTGAGAGAATATTAATAACTTGAATTCTTATTATATGTTGGACTGCTAAATATCGGATCATTAAAAGTTCATAATCCAGCTTAAACTGAATTTGAAGAGtcgcatatatatatattttgcaGTGCATGAGATTTCTGATATATTTTTCGactacaaaatttaaaaaaaaatgtcgaTTTACCTTAAGAAATATAGGAAGAGGGCGATCTTGATTCATATTGAAGCTATGATCTTCAATGTCAATTCCAGAGTATCTATTTCTAAGATAAGCTTGAGACATATACTCAATATTATGACCAAACCCGTTACTTCCTGCAATTTGCATAGACCCCATTGTTGGAGGAGATAGTGGTGTGTCTTGAATTTCATCTTCGTTTCTTGtttccattttttcttcttAATATGATCAAAAATCCTAAGAATAAAATCTATACTAATGCCTTCAATCTAACTGCAATACACCAAATACATTCCTGCCTATTTATTGATAATAATGAGTTTTAGACTATTTCTTGGTTGGACACATGCTTTCCATTGCTCAAGCTTGATAGATGAACATTTTTGCCTTtaattctttgtttatttcatatatCTAATCCATTTTTTTCCT is a window of Mercurialis annua linkage group LG2, ddMerAnnu1.2, whole genome shotgun sequence DNA encoding:
- the LOC126666876 gene encoding ABC transporter G family member 26 codes for the protein METRNEDEIQDTPLSPPTMGSMQIAGSNGFGHNIEYMSQAYLRNRYSGIDIEDHSFNMNQDRPLPIFLKFEDVEYKVKNSRASSGNPVKAVVSKVASQLHLEQDHCKNILKGITGSIGPGEILALMGPSGSGKTTLLKIIGGRLLTDNVKGTISYNDIPYNAALKRRIGFVTQDDVLFPQLTVEETLVFAAFLRLPGNMSRQQKYARVEIIMKELGLERCRHTRVGGGFIKGISGGERKRASIGHEILVDPSLLLLDEPTSGLDSTSANRLLQVLQRLAKAGRTVITTIHQPSSRMFHMFDKLLLISEGYPVYYGKARESMEYFSSLSFIPEIAMNPAEFLLDLATGQVTDISVPQDISTPPGSPDSDKAVIKYLQMKYKSEIEPREKEENHRRTKAPENLQLAIQVKKDWTLSWWAQFVILFKRTYRERCRDYFDKLRLVQAVGVAVLLGLLWWKSQTGTEAQLRDQVGLMFYICIFWTSSSIFGAVYVFPFEKIYLVKERKADMYRLSVYYVCSTLCDMMAHVFYPTFFMVIVYFMAGFKRTVSCFFFTLFTILLIAITSQGAGELFGAASLSIKRAGMFASLILMLFLLTGGYYVQHIPKFMQWLKYLSFMYYGFRLLLKVQYDGEEPYECDSNGGCRPLQSSPSFDTVNLKGGLQEVWVLLAMALGYRIIAYFCLRRRINVCHL